The following proteins are co-located in the Blattabacterium sp. (Blatta orientalis) str. Tarazona genome:
- the fbaA gene encoding class II fructose-bisphosphate aldolase: MSKKFPYGVATGSLVEEIFEYARENIFAIPSVNVIGSNTMNSVMETAGEVNSPVIIQLSNGGAIFNAGKGLSNEGQKAAIKGAIASAKHIHELAEAYKATVILHTDHCSKKNLPWIDGLLKANEENYKHFGKTLFSSHMLDLSQESLEENIGICEKYFERMNKIQMTIEIELGVTGGEEDGVDHSNIEKDKLYTHPKEVAYAYERLMKISKKFMIAASFGNVHGVYKPGNVVLRPVILKETQEYIQKKFHTREKPVFMVFHGGSGSSIKEIQESISYGVIKMNVDTDLQYAFTCGVRNYMNKNKKYLEKQIGNPQGKNIPNKKYYDPRIWLREGEKYFKISLKKYFELMNNINTL, encoded by the coding sequence ATGTCTAAAAAATTTCCTTATGGGGTAGCTACTGGTAGCCTTGTCGAAGAAATCTTCGAATATGCTAGAGAAAACATTTTTGCTATACCTTCTGTAAATGTTATTGGATCTAATACCATGAATTCTGTAATGGAAACGGCCGGAGAAGTTAATTCTCCTGTAATCATTCAATTGTCCAATGGAGGCGCAATTTTTAATGCAGGAAAAGGATTAAGCAATGAAGGACAAAAAGCCGCTATCAAAGGAGCTATAGCTAGCGCTAAACATATTCATGAATTAGCCGAAGCTTATAAAGCTACGGTGATTCTTCATACAGATCATTGTTCTAAAAAAAACCTTCCATGGATAGACGGATTACTAAAAGCTAATGAAGAAAATTACAAACATTTCGGAAAAACGTTATTTAGTTCACATATGTTAGATCTTTCTCAAGAATCTTTAGAAGAAAACATCGGAATTTGTGAAAAATACTTTGAAAGAATGAATAAAATTCAGATGACTATTGAAATAGAGCTTGGAGTAACAGGTGGAGAAGAGGATGGAGTAGATCATTCTAATATAGAAAAGGATAAACTTTATACTCATCCTAAAGAAGTAGCTTATGCCTATGAAAGATTGATGAAAATCAGTAAAAAATTTATGATAGCTGCTTCCTTTGGAAATGTTCATGGAGTATATAAACCTGGGAATGTTGTCCTACGTCCGGTTATATTAAAAGAAACTCAGGAGTATATACAAAAAAAATTTCATACTAGAGAAAAACCAGTTTTTATGGTTTTTCATGGAGGTTCAGGATCTTCTATAAAAGAAATTCAAGAATCTATTAGTTATGGAGTGATAAAAATGAATGTAGACACAGATTTACAATATGCCTTTACTTGTGGGGTCAGAAATTATATGAATAAAAATAAGAAATATTTAGAGAAACAAATAGGAAACCCACAAGGAAAAAATATTCCAAATAAAAAATATTATGATCCTAGAATATGGCTTAGGGAAGGAGAAAAATATTTTAAGATCTCTCTAAAAAAATATTTTGAATTAATGAATAATATTAACACTTTATAA
- the accD gene encoding acetyl-CoA carboxylase, carboxyltransferase subunit beta has protein sequence MAWFLRKKKNIITSIKDRKYLPKGLWYRTPSGKIIDTDELKKNAYVSPEDGYHVRIHSKEYFEILFDKGNFSEMNVKMISQDPIKWIDCKKYTDRVKEARKKTNLYDAIRTGVGKMEELDIVISCMDFSFIGGSMGSVVGEKISRAIKYCIEKKIPYVLISKSGGARIMESSFSLMQMAKTIARLTQLRDSKIPYISVLTDPTTGGVTASYALLGDINIAEPGALIGFAGPRVIKETIGKDLPEGFQTAEFLLEHGFIDIISSRTELKKNIYNLVSMMI, from the coding sequence ATGGCTTGGTTTTTAAGAAAGAAAAAAAATATTATTACTTCTATAAAGGATAGAAAATATTTGCCGAAAGGTCTTTGGTATAGGACTCCTAGCGGAAAAATCATAGATACAGATGAACTAAAAAAAAATGCCTATGTGAGTCCGGAGGATGGATATCATGTAAGAATTCACAGTAAAGAATATTTTGAGATTCTTTTTGATAAGGGGAATTTTTCAGAAATGAATGTTAAAATGATAAGTCAAGATCCTATAAAATGGATAGATTGCAAAAAATATACAGATAGAGTTAAAGAAGCAAGAAAAAAAACAAATTTATATGATGCTATTAGAACGGGAGTGGGAAAAATGGAAGAATTGGATATAGTAATTTCCTGTATGGATTTTTCCTTTATAGGAGGATCTATGGGGTCAGTAGTGGGAGAAAAAATCTCGAGAGCTATCAAATATTGTATTGAAAAAAAAATTCCATATGTATTGATATCCAAATCCGGAGGAGCAAGAATCATGGAATCTTCCTTTTCATTAATGCAAATGGCTAAGACGATAGCTAGATTAACCCAATTGCGAGATTCAAAAATTCCTTACATTTCTGTTCTTACAGATCCAACTACAGGAGGGGTTACAGCTTCTTATGCCTTACTTGGAGATATAAACATAGCGGAACCAGGAGCTTTAATTGGATTTGCTGGTCCTAGAGTTATTAAGGAAACTATAGGAAAAGATCTTCCAGAAGGATTTCAAACTGCAGAATTTCTCTTGGAACATGGGTTTATAGATATAATTTCTTCTAGGACTGAATTAAAAAAAAATATATATAATCTTGTTTCTATGATGATATAA
- a CDS encoding exodeoxyribonuclease V subunit beta: protein MLVPSTLKIYNASAGSGKTFFLVKNYLYLLLKSPHPEEFKRILAITFTNKASEEIKKRILQCIKEFSNQKIRNEYHFLFDHLTKNLKLTKDQLFERSKNILYAILDDFSSFSISTIDKFTYRTIRSFLYKKNINLEMDTKKFLWELVDKLLTNSEKWSHLLVQFSLEKLKEGKNWDISKEIFKIALLIVEENSFFPMKKIKMQSFDNWIILKNTLLNRTQEFEKMCQKQGDKFFEFLKKNSIQKHSFLYLDLPKLFQKLRMGDIFLNPFINNKRLEKNIQIEAFYKKNTDVNQKNLIEKNKEEILFYIKKLNFYIKKVISSYLLDKFFLKNLSLLSIIHEIEKEYKSLKKEKKILLNAELNQILYERILQDPFPHIYEKKGIQYKHYLIDEFQDISILQWENLRILVENALSENGSAMIVGDPKQSIYGWRGGDAKTFLHLIHYSSKHYHKEVVSIETNFRSFEEIVKFNNSLYQSASKFFHDPIYQDIYKKSKQKIFKKPRRICRIKFLLHRKKNYQQYVYNQIKEKIQKLFIQKYKLSDIAILVRSNEEGSFLSEKLTVDGFIVNTSVSLLIKNHLEIEIIIQFFYVIFKPYCSQKRATLILLLLKNKLIRTQKKDHDFLIETVFLPLNLFLKRLDFNNLLDNPSLYNRAEDIISGFGLLNQYNTASIYSFLDFVHRSMKIVGNSIGDFLEYWESKKEKESITFSEKIDAIRIMTIHKSKGLQFPVVILPFADWNAVSKRKEGAWIDISPHLYHGLETLYLDIEPYLKKHIEDSSLIKIYEDYLSKTRFDNLNLLYVATTRPVEHLIIFSRHGNDKSVSFYLKNFLHEKKLWNENIFQYSFGIE, encoded by the coding sequence ATGCTGGTTCCATCCACATTAAAAATATACAACGCTTCAGCAGGTTCTGGAAAAACTTTCTTTCTAGTAAAAAATTACCTATATCTTCTATTAAAAAGCCCTCATCCTGAAGAATTTAAACGTATTTTGGCTATAACTTTTACCAATAAAGCTTCTGAAGAAATAAAAAAAAGAATATTACAATGTATAAAAGAATTTTCTAATCAAAAAATTAGAAATGAATATCATTTTTTGTTCGATCATCTTACAAAAAATTTGAAATTAACAAAAGATCAACTCTTCGAACGTTCTAAAAATATTTTATATGCAATTTTGGATGATTTTTCTTCTTTTTCTATAAGCACTATAGACAAATTTACTTATCGTACCATTCGATCCTTTCTTTACAAGAAGAATATAAATTTAGAAATGGATACAAAAAAATTTTTATGGGAGCTTGTCGATAAGCTATTAACTAATTCAGAGAAATGGTCGCATCTTTTGGTACAATTTTCTTTGGAAAAATTAAAAGAAGGAAAAAATTGGGACATCAGCAAAGAAATATTTAAAATAGCCCTCCTTATAGTAGAAGAGAATAGTTTTTTTCCTATGAAAAAAATTAAAATGCAATCTTTTGATAATTGGATCATCTTAAAGAATACTTTGTTAAATAGAACTCAAGAATTTGAAAAAATGTGTCAAAAACAAGGCGATAAATTTTTTGAATTTTTAAAAAAAAATTCTATTCAAAAACATTCCTTCCTTTATTTAGACTTACCAAAACTTTTTCAAAAACTTCGTATGGGAGATATTTTCCTAAATCCTTTCATTAATAATAAACGTCTTGAAAAAAATATTCAAATAGAGGCATTCTACAAAAAAAACACAGATGTCAATCAAAAAAATCTAATAGAAAAGAATAAAGAGGAAATACTTTTTTATATAAAAAAACTAAATTTCTATATAAAAAAAGTAATCTCCTCTTATCTATTAGATAAATTTTTTTTAAAAAACTTGAGTCTTTTATCTATAATACATGAAATAGAAAAAGAATACAAATCCTTAAAAAAGGAGAAAAAAATTCTTTTAAATGCTGAATTAAATCAAATTCTTTATGAAAGAATTCTTCAAGATCCCTTTCCACACATTTATGAAAAAAAGGGAATCCAATATAAACATTATTTGATAGATGAATTTCAAGATATTTCCATTCTACAATGGGAAAATCTTAGAATTTTAGTTGAAAATGCTTTATCGGAAAATGGTTCAGCTATGATAGTAGGAGATCCTAAACAATCTATATATGGTTGGAGAGGTGGAGATGCAAAGACATTTCTTCATCTTATTCATTATTCCTCTAAACATTACCATAAAGAAGTAGTCTCCATAGAGACTAACTTTCGTAGTTTTGAAGAAATTGTAAAATTTAATAATTCCCTTTATCAATCAGCATCTAAATTTTTTCATGATCCCATCTACCAAGATATATATAAAAAATCTAAACAAAAAATATTTAAAAAACCTAGGAGGATATGTAGAATTAAATTTCTTTTGCATAGAAAAAAAAATTATCAACAATATGTTTATAATCAAATAAAAGAAAAAATTCAAAAATTATTTATACAGAAGTATAAATTATCGGATATAGCTATTTTGGTTAGAAGTAACGAAGAAGGGAGTTTTTTGTCTGAAAAACTTACGGTAGATGGATTTATTGTAAATACTTCCGTTTCTCTTCTCATAAAAAATCATTTAGAAATAGAAATCATTATACAGTTTTTTTATGTTATTTTCAAACCTTATTGTTCCCAAAAGAGAGCTACTTTAATTTTATTGCTATTGAAAAATAAATTAATTCGCACTCAAAAAAAAGATCATGATTTTCTAATAGAAACTGTTTTTTTACCATTAAATCTTTTCCTAAAGAGATTAGATTTCAATAATTTATTAGATAATCCATCTCTATACAATAGAGCAGAAGATATAATTTCTGGATTTGGATTATTAAATCAATACAATACTGCTTCTATCTATTCTTTTTTAGATTTTGTTCATAGATCTATGAAAATTGTAGGAAATTCTATTGGAGATTTTTTAGAATATTGGGAATCCAAAAAAGAAAAAGAAAGTATCACTTTTTCTGAAAAAATAGATGCCATTCGTATTATGACTATTCACAAGTCTAAAGGTCTGCAATTTCCTGTAGTTATTCTCCCTTTTGCAGATTGGAATGCAGTTTCAAAAAGAAAGGAAGGAGCCTGGATAGATATCAGTCCTCATTTATATCATGGATTAGAGACTTTATACTTAGATATAGAACCGTATTTAAAAAAACATATAGAGGATTCTTCTCTCATAAAAATTTATGAGGATTATCTCTCCAAAACAAGATTTGATAATCTTAATTTATTATATGTAGCTACCACCCGTCCGGTGGAACACCTTATCATTTTTTCTAGACATGGAAATGATAAGTCGGTTTCATTTTACCTTAAAAATTTTCTTCATGAAAAAAAATTATGGAATGAAAACATATTTCAGTATTCTTTTGGAATAGAATGA
- a CDS encoding POTRA domain-containing protein, with protein sequence MSCHLTKKVPKEKYLLTKNVFIINGKKVHFSNLENYVKQKPNKKMLNFFPVKLMMYNFSHPDLEEVFSSFFSIPKEHRNKKVLNHLLKRIPRNKYSKKKISWNWFLFKNGEKPIIIDNNLTKDSIQNLNSHFYSKGYLDVHTDFSLLRENEKKGKIIYNIYTGNPYFINSIIYNFPEKELKNIYLNNLNSSLIKEGEQYDETNLILEIERMKNMYEDHGYYNFDISDIKSRIDPSIGNQKINLYMEVNKVHPSTNKHRKYFFNEIVIRINQEENHSIFYNGYKFYIPKSKKFNPKMITDILTITPGSLYKKKDILSTQQNIYSLHNFNIDQFKIEEKKDHNRNSLLNVEIFLSTLKDHELKFHIENSISKKMDIGIHPGVTLLSRNLLKNGANLMLSIKGNFFSSKKEFLNMYKFSLQGKLIYPSSFIDIEQKKTLYRLPTSIIFQINSQKNMGVRRMLFSNLLNYEWKNNSYRKHKIKIINFQLVKNLEQEENSHKEDIKNFFCEKKIKFFLRKRLFIAKMIKKIKISNFFFDQRNPIRTKKIKKTFEEYMKMKRENLLLEDYFINSIIYNYEMNQTLDKRKRNPFVLRENIEISGNILSPLFRKTSFLKKKWNNIPSYSFFKYDLSFKRFCFLEKYHTLVSKFFFGIIFTYEKLPFEKSYFLRGSEEFRTWDSFYTKIIQPEKKKAFFENTFLSQNKILLVHEYRYEILSKLMTVIFLDLGNIWFLE encoded by the coding sequence ATGTCCTGCCATTTGACAAAAAAGGTCCCTAAAGAAAAATATTTACTTACAAAAAATGTTTTCATAATAAACGGAAAAAAGGTTCATTTTTCTAATTTGGAAAACTATGTGAAACAAAAACCGAATAAAAAAATGCTAAATTTTTTTCCTGTAAAATTGATGATGTATAATTTTTCTCATCCTGATTTAGAAGAGGTTTTTTCTTCCTTTTTTTCTATTCCCAAAGAGCATAGGAATAAAAAAGTGCTAAATCATTTATTAAAACGTATTCCAAGAAATAAGTATTCTAAAAAAAAAATTTCTTGGAATTGGTTTCTTTTTAAAAATGGAGAAAAACCCATAATTATAGATAATAATCTAACAAAAGATTCTATTCAGAATTTGAATTCTCATTTTTATTCCAAAGGTTATTTGGATGTCCATACAGATTTTTCTTTGTTGAGAGAAAATGAAAAGAAAGGAAAAATCATTTATAATATCTATACTGGAAATCCTTATTTCATAAATTCCATTATTTATAATTTTCCAGAAAAAGAGTTAAAAAATATATATCTAAATAACCTTAATTCCAGTTTGATTAAAGAAGGGGAACAATACGATGAAACAAATCTGATATTGGAAATAGAAAGAATGAAAAACATGTATGAAGATCATGGTTATTATAATTTTGATATATCCGATATTAAATCTCGTATAGATCCTTCTATAGGAAATCAAAAAATAAATTTATATATGGAAGTAAATAAGGTTCATCCCTCTACGAATAAACATAGAAAATATTTTTTCAATGAAATCGTGATAAGAATTAATCAAGAAGAAAATCATTCCATTTTTTACAATGGATATAAATTTTATATTCCAAAAAGTAAAAAATTTAATCCAAAAATGATCACGGATATTTTGACTATAACACCTGGATCTTTATATAAAAAAAAGGATATTTTGAGTACTCAACAGAATATTTATTCTTTGCATAATTTTAATATTGATCAATTTAAGATAGAAGAAAAAAAAGATCATAATAGAAATTCTCTTTTAAATGTAGAAATTTTTTTAAGTACTCTAAAAGATCATGAATTGAAATTTCACATAGAAAATTCTATATCCAAAAAAATGGATATTGGAATACATCCAGGAGTAACTTTATTAAGTAGAAACCTCCTTAAAAATGGGGCTAATTTAATGTTGTCCATAAAAGGAAATTTTTTTTCTTCGAAAAAAGAATTTTTGAATATGTATAAATTTTCCTTACAAGGAAAATTAATTTATCCATCCTCTTTTATAGATATAGAACAAAAAAAAACCTTGTATAGACTTCCTACTTCCATTATTTTTCAAATAAATAGTCAAAAAAATATGGGTGTAAGAAGAATGCTTTTTTCAAATTTATTGAATTATGAATGGAAGAATAATTCCTATAGAAAACATAAAATAAAAATCATCAATTTTCAATTGGTTAAAAATCTAGAACAGGAAGAAAATTCTCATAAGGAGGATATTAAAAATTTTTTTTGTGAAAAAAAAATAAAATTTTTCCTGAGAAAGAGATTATTCATTGCAAAAATGATAAAGAAGATAAAAATCAGTAATTTTTTTTTCGATCAAAGAAATCCTATACGAACGAAAAAAATAAAAAAAACATTCGAAGAATATATGAAAATGAAGAGAGAAAATCTTCTTTTGGAAGATTATTTCATAAATTCTATTATTTATAATTATGAAATGAATCAAACTCTTGATAAGAGAAAAAGAAATCCGTTTGTATTACGTGAAAATATAGAGATTTCTGGAAATATTTTATCCCCTTTATTTCGGAAAACATCTTTCCTCAAAAAAAAATGGAATAATATTCCTTCTTATTCTTTTTTTAAATATGATTTATCTTTTAAAAGATTTTGTTTTTTAGAAAAATATCACACCTTAGTCTCCAAGTTCTTTTTTGGGATAATTTTTACTTATGAAAAACTTCCATTTGAAAAAAGTTATTTCCTTAGAGGATCTGAAGAATTTCGTACATGGGACTCTTTTTATACGAAGATTATTCAACCAGAGAAGAAAAAAGCTTTTTTTGAAAATACATTTCTCTCTCAGAATAAAATTCTATTAGTCCACGAATACAGATATGAAATACTTTCTAAACTGATGACAGTTATCTTTTTAGATTTAGGAAATATCTGGTTTTTAGAATAA
- the guaA gene encoding glutamine-hydrolyzing GMP synthase — translation MKKDFILILDFGSQYSHMMARRIREIGVYAILCPYDISIQNIVSKKPKGILLSGSPFSIYDEKPPLISRRLFQLNIPVLGICYGMQLISFLFGGKIEKSKYKEYGKTNFIIDFPKNKLFHGIPKKSFVWMSHFDEVKNLPKELKVIGHTHSCAIAAFIHKNKDIYAIQFHPEVNHTEFGVHILKNFILHICKCHPNWELNNFVQKTVEKIKKRVSSKKVILGFSGGVDSFVAAYIIHQAIGDSLHCIFVDTGFLLEKEKEKISHICKEMNFSIKIIDARERFLSSLTGVIDPEMKRKIIGKEFISIFQQESEKIENVEFLAQGTIYSDVIESSIFHKNFSIKSHHNVGGLPHFMKLKLLEPLKELFKDEVRNLGKELGIPKEILYRHPFPGPGLSIRILGEVNKKKVSILQEAESILLQELKNSDLYESVSQAFMVLLPVKSVGVMGDKRTYEYAAVLRVTKTEDFMTATFSHLPHDFLEKISNRIINEVDGINRLVYDITSKPPATIEWE, via the coding sequence TTTGGTTCCCAATATAGCCATATGATGGCAAGGAGAATTCGGGAAATAGGGGTTTATGCTATTTTGTGTCCCTATGATATTTCTATTCAGAATATCGTATCGAAAAAACCAAAAGGAATTCTTTTATCAGGAAGCCCTTTTTCTATTTATGACGAAAAACCTCCATTAATATCTAGAAGATTATTTCAATTAAATATTCCTGTACTTGGAATTTGTTATGGAATGCAACTTATTTCTTTTCTTTTTGGAGGAAAAATAGAAAAATCAAAGTATAAAGAGTATGGAAAAACAAATTTTATCATAGATTTTCCTAAAAATAAATTATTTCATGGAATCCCTAAAAAATCATTTGTTTGGATGAGTCATTTTGATGAAGTGAAAAATCTTCCAAAAGAATTAAAAGTAATCGGACATACCCACTCTTGTGCTATTGCAGCTTTCATTCACAAGAATAAAGATATTTATGCTATACAATTTCATCCAGAAGTGAATCATACAGAATTTGGAGTCCATATCTTGAAAAATTTTATTCTTCATATATGCAAATGTCATCCAAATTGGGAACTAAATAATTTTGTACAAAAAACTGTAGAAAAGATAAAAAAACGTGTGTCTAGTAAAAAAGTTATACTAGGTTTTTCAGGTGGAGTAGATTCCTTTGTAGCCGCTTATATAATTCATCAAGCTATTGGAGATTCTTTACATTGTATTTTTGTGGATACGGGATTTCTTCTGGAAAAAGAAAAAGAAAAAATATCCCATATATGTAAAGAAATGAATTTTTCTATTAAAATAATAGATGCAAGAGAACGTTTTTTATCTAGTTTAACTGGAGTTATTGATCCTGAAATGAAAAGAAAAATTATAGGAAAAGAATTTATTTCTATATTTCAACAAGAATCAGAAAAAATTGAAAATGTAGAATTTTTGGCACAAGGAACTATTTATTCAGATGTGATAGAGTCTTCTATATTTCACAAAAATTTTTCTATTAAATCTCATCACAATGTAGGAGGATTACCTCATTTCATGAAGTTGAAGCTACTTGAACCTTTAAAAGAATTATTTAAAGATGAAGTCAGAAATCTAGGAAAAGAATTAGGAATTCCAAAAGAAATTTTATATCGTCATCCATTTCCTGGTCCTGGATTAAGCATTCGTATTCTTGGAGAAGTAAATAAGAAAAAAGTCTCTATCCTTCAAGAAGCAGAAAGTATTCTTTTACAAGAATTAAAAAATTCTGATCTTTATGAATCCGTAAGCCAAGCTTTTATGGTATTATTACCGGTAAAATCTGTAGGTGTTATGGGAGATAAAAGAACCTATGAATATGCAGCTGTTTTACGTGTGACAAAAACGGAAGATTTTATGACCGCTACATTTTCCCATTTACCTCACGATTTTTTAGAAAAAATTTCCAATAGAATTATTAATGAAGTAGATGGAATCAACCGTTTAGTATATGACATTACTTCTAAACCTCCAGCAACTATTGAATGGGAATAA